The following coding sequences are from one Salvia hispanica cultivar TCC Black 2014 chromosome 3, UniMelb_Shisp_WGS_1.0, whole genome shotgun sequence window:
- the LOC125211146 gene encoding thioredoxin-like 1-2, chloroplastic isoform X1, which produces MSCLPAAFSVSGSSSLIVGNREKGSSIGGFQLRNPNSKEIWGNTLDFPDQRGFVANWSNKAPNLDPVYAQGAISFPKTQKWWEKSLQPNVIEIESAQELVEGLRNAGDRLVVLNFFSPGCGGCKALHPKICQLAESNPNTIFLTVNYEEHKPMCYALHVHVLPFFRFYRGADGKVCSFSCTNATIKKFKDALAKYGKERCSLAPAKGLEEKELVALASMDLISKDLEVRAMDGAAKSTSFSKVELKEGNAMVAA; this is translated from the exons ATGTCGTGTCTACCAGCTGCCTTCTCTGTTTCTGGCTCAAGCAGCCTGATCGTGGGCAATCGAGAGAAAGGGTCCTCGATTGGGGGTTTCCAGCTGAGGAACCCTAATTCGAAGGAAATTTGGGGGAACACTCTCGATTTCCCAGATCAGAGAGGCTTCGTCGCCAATTGGAGCAACAAAGCCCCAAATTTGGACCCTGTTTAT GCACAGGGAGCAATTTCATTTCCgaaaactcaaaaatggtgGGAGAAATCTCTGCAGCCTAATGTGATTGAGATTGAATCAGCTCAAGAATTGGTGGAGGGTTTGAGGAATGCTGGTGATAGATTGGTTGTTCTGAATTTCTTCTCTCCTGGCTGTGGAGGGTGTAAAGCTTTGCATCCAAAG ATCTGTCAGCTTGCTGAATCAAACCCTAACACCATTTTCCTCACTGTGAATTATGAAGAGCACAAGCCCATGTGCTATGCCCTCCATGTTCATGTCTTGCCTTTCTTCAGATTCTACAGAGGTGCAGATGGGAAAGTGTGTAGCTTCAGCTGCACCAATGCAACC ATCAAGAAATTCAAGGATGCGTTGGCGAAGTATGGAAAGGAACGATGCTCCCTCGCCCCGGCTAAGGGTTTGGAGGAGAAGGAGCTCGTGGCATTGGCATCGATGGATCTAATATCTAAGGATTTGGAGGTGCGAGCGATGGATGGAGCTGCGAAATCGACCTCTTTTAGCAAGGTTGAGCTCAAGGAAGGCAATGCCATGGTTGCTGCATAG
- the LOC125211146 gene encoding thioredoxin-like 1-2, chloroplastic isoform X2 — MSCLPAAFSVSGSSSLIVGNREKGSSIGGFQLRNPNSKEIWGNTLDFPDQRGFVANWSNKAPNLDPVYGAISFPKTQKWWEKSLQPNVIEIESAQELVEGLRNAGDRLVVLNFFSPGCGGCKALHPKICQLAESNPNTIFLTVNYEEHKPMCYALHVHVLPFFRFYRGADGKVCSFSCTNATIKKFKDALAKYGKERCSLAPAKGLEEKELVALASMDLISKDLEVRAMDGAAKSTSFSKVELKEGNAMVAA, encoded by the exons ATGTCGTGTCTACCAGCTGCCTTCTCTGTTTCTGGCTCAAGCAGCCTGATCGTGGGCAATCGAGAGAAAGGGTCCTCGATTGGGGGTTTCCAGCTGAGGAACCCTAATTCGAAGGAAATTTGGGGGAACACTCTCGATTTCCCAGATCAGAGAGGCTTCGTCGCCAATTGGAGCAACAAAGCCCCAAATTTGGACCCTGTTTAT GGAGCAATTTCATTTCCgaaaactcaaaaatggtgGGAGAAATCTCTGCAGCCTAATGTGATTGAGATTGAATCAGCTCAAGAATTGGTGGAGGGTTTGAGGAATGCTGGTGATAGATTGGTTGTTCTGAATTTCTTCTCTCCTGGCTGTGGAGGGTGTAAAGCTTTGCATCCAAAG ATCTGTCAGCTTGCTGAATCAAACCCTAACACCATTTTCCTCACTGTGAATTATGAAGAGCACAAGCCCATGTGCTATGCCCTCCATGTTCATGTCTTGCCTTTCTTCAGATTCTACAGAGGTGCAGATGGGAAAGTGTGTAGCTTCAGCTGCACCAATGCAACC ATCAAGAAATTCAAGGATGCGTTGGCGAAGTATGGAAAGGAACGATGCTCCCTCGCCCCGGCTAAGGGTTTGGAGGAGAAGGAGCTCGTGGCATTGGCATCGATGGATCTAATATCTAAGGATTTGGAGGTGCGAGCGATGGATGGAGCTGCGAAATCGACCTCTTTTAGCAAGGTTGAGCTCAAGGAAGGCAATGCCATGGTTGCTGCATAG